One stretch of Halorientalis litorea DNA includes these proteins:
- a CDS encoding DUF7567 family protein: protein MSLEVIDRHSEALFEFLWCPVCGHEIFSHIPFEGVFCKNCNTQVELQESRETRGYEEAVLACFDTHSTWNLHVDEKLRRDLPDGSARVKILGAPGAYEVDWWSPAPGDDWQPVERGEFDEVDEPADISHLA, encoded by the coding sequence ATGAGTCTGGAAGTCATCGACCGCCACAGCGAAGCACTGTTCGAGTTCCTCTGGTGTCCCGTCTGCGGGCACGAGATATTCAGTCACATTCCGTTCGAAGGTGTGTTCTGCAAGAACTGCAACACACAGGTCGAACTCCAAGAATCCCGAGAGACACGCGGCTACGAGGAGGCCGTGCTCGCCTGCTTCGACACCCACTCAACGTGGAACCTCCACGTCGACGAAAAGCTCCGTCGCGATCTACCCGATGGGTCGGCACGGGTGAAGATCCTCGGCGCACCGGGTGCCTACGAGGTCGACTGGTGGAGTCCAGCACCCGGCGATGACTGGCAGCCGGTCGAGCGTGGTGAATTCGATGAGGTCGACGAACCAGCCGATATCTCCCATCTCGCGTAG
- a CDS encoding DUF7568 family protein, whose translation MSRITNWKRESRTPTLAYRNTETGARAVLHRAPDSYRYKWRGVILVDGYPVWSRGYETKDAKSFRDELRDRPAPELSCPECPNSDIAIGGKTADGAKVQRWVECRNCGYETSSRIVYGAER comes from the coding sequence ATGTCCCGGATCACAAACTGGAAGCGCGAGAGCCGCACGCCCACACTCGCATACCGGAATACCGAGACCGGCGCTCGGGCGGTCTTACACCGAGCGCCGGATTCATACCGCTACAAGTGGCGTGGCGTAATCCTCGTCGACGGCTACCCAGTGTGGTCGCGGGGGTACGAGACGAAGGACGCGAAATCGTTCCGTGACGAGCTCCGTGACCGGCCAGCGCCCGAACTGAGTTGTCCCGAGTGTCCGAACAGCGATATAGCAATCGGTGGGAAAACGGCTGACGGTGCGAAGGTTCAGCGCTGGGTCGAGTGTCGGAACTGTGGGTACGAAACATCCTCGCGAATCGTGTACGGCGCCGAGCGCTGA
- a CDS encoding DUF6166 domain-containing protein: MSRPSDTHSIEQTHPASDCDIAYVGYRQSGQAIVEKRPGQERLTPERSLALVNHSPSGFEWGYGGSGPAQLALALLLDYTGDEAFALDHYQAFKTEVVSQLDCAGSAGRWRLTGAEIDAILHETPGEPAAPSI; this comes from the coding sequence ATGAGTAGACCTAGCGACACACACTCGATTGAACAGACACACCCAGCGAGCGACTGCGACATCGCCTACGTCGGGTATCGGCAGAGCGGGCAGGCTATCGTTGAGAAACGTCCCGGCCAAGAACGGCTCACACCAGAGCGGAGTCTCGCGCTGGTGAATCACAGTCCCTCGGGATTCGAATGGGGATATGGTGGTAGTGGTCCGGCACAACTCGCGCTCGCACTCCTCCTCGACTACACAGGTGACGAAGCGTTCGCCCTCGACCACTACCAGGCATTCAAAACCGAGGTCGTGAGCCAACTGGACTGTGCTGGGTCTGCTGGACGCTGGCGACTCACCGGGGCCGAGATCGACGCAATCCTTCACGAAACACCCGGCGAGCCGGCCGCACCGTCCATCTGA
- a CDS encoding heavy metal translocating P-type ATPase codes for MTENPDAAGETSGGGQRRELTARLAVPEMDCPSCAQKVDKSLQRVDGITDATLQPTTGTANVTYDPDRTSEADVIKAIEGAGYEVVGGSDAEGDDEDNQATDGVDIAPPSEVWTSPRAKKTWLGAAFVTLGLLFEFLLTGQNVTVASVLEYPLHIADVLFLGAVAASGIPVVRSGYYSAKNRSLDIDLLMGTAIIAATGIGYFVEAATLAVLFSIAELLEDYAMDRARDSLRELMELSPDEATVLRDGEEVTVPAEEVDVGETVVVRPGDKIPLDGTVIDGESAVDQSPITGESVPVDKTAGDEVYAGAINEEGYLEVEVTSTAGDSTLSRIIEMVQGAQAKKTESEQFVDRFSGYYTPLVVVLAILTAAIPPLVIADPISVDVAGYGFTFAGDWQTWFIRGLTLLVIACPCAFVISTPVSVVSGITSAAKNGVLIKGGNYLEAMGEVDAVALDKTGTLTKGELAVTDVVPVGDTTEDDLLRRAAGLERRSEHPIAAAILARAEEAGVGDLPDPSGFESLTGKGIRGEIDGETYYAGKPALFEELGFDLARARRETDGGVVAEEATEADDGAFAEDALTSLEREGKTVVIVGTESELLGAIAIADEVRPASKRAVERLHELGVERVVMLTGDNEGTARAIAEQVGVDEYRAELLPDEKVDAVEELQAEYGEVAMVGDGINDAPALATAEVGIAMGAAGTDTALETADIALMGDDIGKLPYLYDLSHTANGVIRQNIWASLGVKLLLALGVPLGLVSVALAVVVGDMGMSLGVTGNAMRLSRIEPDRIIDA; via the coding sequence GAGAATCCGGACGCAGCAGGAGAAACGAGCGGCGGCGGACAGCGACGTGAGCTGACCGCCCGCCTCGCCGTTCCCGAGATGGACTGTCCCTCTTGCGCCCAAAAGGTGGACAAGAGCCTCCAGCGTGTCGACGGCATTACTGACGCCACGCTCCAGCCGACCACCGGCACGGCCAACGTCACGTACGACCCTGATCGGACTAGCGAAGCCGACGTAATCAAGGCGATTGAAGGCGCCGGCTACGAGGTCGTCGGGGGCTCGGACGCTGAGGGCGATGATGAGGACAACCAGGCGACCGACGGCGTCGACATCGCGCCACCATCGGAGGTCTGGACGAGTCCTCGCGCGAAGAAGACGTGGCTCGGCGCGGCGTTCGTCACGCTCGGCCTCCTCTTCGAATTCCTCCTCACCGGACAGAACGTCACGGTGGCGAGCGTCCTCGAGTACCCGCTCCACATCGCAGATGTCCTGTTCCTCGGCGCCGTCGCCGCCAGCGGCATCCCCGTCGTCCGTAGCGGGTACTACTCCGCGAAGAACCGAAGCCTCGACATCGACCTGCTGATGGGGACGGCGATCATCGCGGCGACCGGTATCGGCTACTTCGTCGAGGCCGCCACGCTGGCCGTCCTATTCAGCATCGCCGAGCTGCTCGAGGACTACGCGATGGACAGGGCACGGGACTCCCTGCGCGAGCTGATGGAACTCTCGCCCGACGAGGCGACCGTCCTTCGCGATGGTGAGGAAGTGACCGTTCCCGCCGAGGAGGTCGACGTTGGCGAGACCGTCGTCGTCCGCCCCGGCGACAAGATTCCGCTCGACGGAACGGTCATCGACGGCGAGAGTGCAGTCGACCAGTCGCCGATCACGGGCGAGAGCGTCCCCGTCGACAAGACTGCCGGCGACGAGGTCTACGCCGGCGCGATCAACGAAGAGGGGTACCTCGAGGTAGAGGTCACCTCGACCGCTGGCGATTCGACGCTCTCGCGCATCATCGAGATGGTACAGGGCGCACAGGCGAAGAAGACCGAGTCTGAGCAGTTCGTCGACCGCTTCTCCGGCTACTACACACCCCTCGTCGTCGTGCTGGCAATCCTGACCGCCGCTATCCCGCCGCTGGTTATCGCCGACCCCATCTCGGTGGACGTGGCCGGGTACGGGTTCACTTTCGCCGGCGACTGGCAGACCTGGTTCATCCGCGGGCTCACCCTGCTGGTAATCGCCTGCCCCTGTGCGTTCGTCATCTCCACACCCGTCTCGGTGGTGTCGGGCATCACCAGCGCCGCGAAGAACGGCGTCCTGATCAAGGGCGGCAACTACCTCGAAGCGATGGGCGAAGTCGATGCCGTCGCGCTCGACAAGACGGGGACGCTCACGAAGGGCGAACTCGCCGTCACCGATGTCGTCCCGGTCGGCGACACCACTGAGGATGATCTGCTCCGTCGCGCCGCCGGGCTGGAGCGGCGCAGTGAGCACCCCATCGCTGCGGCGATTCTCGCCCGTGCTGAGGAGGCGGGCGTGGGCGACCTGCCCGACCCGAGTGGCTTCGAGAGCCTCACGGGGAAGGGCATCCGGGGCGAGATCGACGGCGAGACGTACTATGCGGGCAAGCCCGCGCTCTTCGAGGAGCTGGGCTTCGACCTCGCTCGAGCACGCCGCGAGACAGACGGCGGCGTCGTGGCGGAAGAGGCGACCGAGGCCGACGACGGGGCGTTCGCCGAGGACGCGCTCACCTCACTGGAGCGGGAGGGCAAGACGGTCGTTATCGTCGGGACGGAGTCGGAACTGCTGGGTGCAATCGCCATCGCCGACGAGGTGCGCCCGGCCTCGAAGCGGGCTGTCGAACGCCTGCACGAGCTGGGCGTCGAGCGCGTGGTGATGCTGACCGGGGACAACGAGGGCACCGCCCGCGCCATCGCCGAGCAGGTCGGTGTCGATGAATATCGCGCCGAACTCCTACCCGACGAGAAGGTCGACGCAGTCGAGGAGTTACAGGCGGAGTACGGGGAGGTCGCGATGGTCGGCGACGGCATCAATGACGCCCCCGCGCTGGCCACTGCGGAGGTCGGCATCGCGATGGGCGCGGCGGGCACCGACACCGCCCTCGAAACGGCTGATATTGCGTTGATGGGCGACGACATCGGGAAACTCCCGTACCTGTACGACCTGTCGCATACGGCCAACGGCGTGATCCGGCAGAACATCTGGGCGAGCCTCGGCGTGAAGCTTCTGCTCGCGTTAGGCGTGCCGCTGGGCCTGGTCAGCGTTGCGCTGGCAGTCGTTGTCGGAGATATGGGGATGAGCCTCGGCGTCACCGGGAACGCGATGCGGTTGTCACGAATCGAGCCCGATCGAATCATCGACGCCTGA
- a CDS encoding DUF7389 domain-containing protein, which produces MSEHTQPSRADDESTAASEQTTRTEYVERSDVGVSLTVKLTRGTGTRDQDKIVAKAKGKTLEDAREDMEILREYIHDLAEDARQIQPEEEDE; this is translated from the coding sequence ATGTCAGAACATACCCAACCATCTCGTGCGGATGACGAATCGACCGCAGCCAGTGAACAGACGACACGAACGGAGTACGTCGAACGCAGTGACGTCGGCGTCTCCCTCACCGTGAAGCTTACTCGCGGGACGGGCACCCGCGATCAGGACAAAATCGTGGCCAAAGCGAAAGGCAAGACTCTCGAAGACGCTCGCGAGGACATGGAGATTCTTCGGGAGTACATCCACGATCTCGCTGAGGACGCCCGCCAGATCCAACCCGAGGAAGAAGACGAGTAA